A single region of the Streptomyces virginiae genome encodes:
- a CDS encoding GNAT family N-acetyltransferase has product MSAPAHTSPNPHVLDNPAWAALSGAHTAFAEYPAGGGALAARAARYSRDVSPFAALADPEDPRSWADLRALVGDGEVASLAGVLTPPDGWETVGRIQGVQLVDTSLRAEPAPEAVRLGADDVPEVLELIRLTEPGPFLPRTVELGTYLGIRRRGRLVAMAGERLRPPGWTEISAVCTHPDHRGQGLATRLVRAVAAGIRERGEVPFLHTSASNTRAIRLYESIGFTLRRRPFFLAVRAPGNTAAKFS; this is encoded by the coding sequence ATGAGCGCCCCCGCGCACACCTCGCCGAACCCCCACGTCCTGGACAACCCGGCCTGGGCGGCCCTGTCGGGCGCGCACACCGCCTTCGCCGAGTACCCGGCGGGCGGCGGCGCCCTCGCGGCCCGCGCCGCCCGCTACTCCCGGGACGTCTCGCCCTTCGCCGCCCTCGCCGACCCCGAGGACCCGCGGTCCTGGGCCGACCTGCGCGCGCTGGTCGGCGACGGCGAGGTCGCCTCGCTCGCCGGGGTGCTGACCCCGCCCGACGGTTGGGAGACCGTCGGGCGGATCCAGGGCGTCCAACTCGTCGACACCTCACTGCGCGCCGAGCCGGCCCCGGAGGCGGTCCGGTTGGGCGCCGACGACGTGCCGGAGGTCCTCGAACTGATCCGGCTGACCGAGCCCGGCCCCTTCCTGCCCCGCACCGTCGAGCTGGGCACGTACCTCGGCATCCGCCGGCGGGGCCGGCTGGTCGCCATGGCCGGGGAGCGGCTGCGTCCGCCCGGCTGGACCGAGATCAGCGCGGTGTGCACCCATCCCGACCACCGCGGCCAGGGCCTGGCGACCAGGCTGGTGCGGGCCGTCGCCGCGGGCATCCGGGAGCGCGGCGAGGTCCCGTTCCTGCACACCTCGGCGAGCAACACGCGGGCCATCCGGCTCTACGAGTCGATCGGCTTCACCCTGCGCCGCCGGCCCTTCTTCCTGGCCGTCCGGGCCCCGGGCAACACCGCTGCCAAGTTCTCTTAA